In the genome of Conger conger chromosome 8, fConCon1.1, whole genome shotgun sequence, one region contains:
- the cnga1b gene encoding cyclic nucleotide-gated channel rod photoreceptor subunit alpha: MPVIPGGPNMGIKNEEEEPTEEAPGPEGILPNPENPEVPGPAHQGNGPHTEAPVSGTETVLVNGPEVELPSGVLQDGQQTATAANIPTVADAANAAEAASAAKVRTGSPCDRLDSFGGQRMPPTAAPPVLNEVTTDDRRPCPGALFNVNNSNNKDEDEKKNKKEKKEKKDKKEKKEKKEKKKKKEEEEKEKEKEKEKEKEKEKEKEKEKEKEKEKTQPPKEIFVIDPAGNMYYNWLLVITMPVLYNWVLIIARACYDELQLDYLIGWFIVDFAADSLYVADMVFRTRTGYLEQGLLVKDEKKLRDRYTTSLQFKLDLASMVPTDFLYFYFGMKYPEIRLNKLLRVNRMFEFFQRTETRTNFPNVFRISNLVLYIVIIIHWNACFYFSFSKAIGFGADPFVYPDVSDPEFGRLIRKYAYSMYWSTLTLTTIGETPPPAENSEYFFVVVDFLMGVLIFATIVGNVGSMITNMNAARADFQARIDAIKQYMSFRKVSKDLEKRVIKWFDYLWTNKKALDEREVLKYLPDKLRAEVAINVHLDTLKKVRIFADCEAGLLVELVLKLRPQVFSPGDYICKKGDIGREMYIIKEGKLAVVADDGIKQFVVLSDGSYFGEISILNIKGSKAGNRRTANIRSTGYSDLFCLSKDDLMEALTEYPEAKAMLEEKGRQILMKDGLLDLEVAAQGPDPKEMEEKVIKMTSTLDVLQTKFARLLAEHEAVQMKLKQRVSKLEKKITIHGGVVFSEMVTPEAVTHTEAGEKKTETKEEEKKEPGETKEEEKK, translated from the exons ATGCCGGTGATTCCTGGAGGGCCAAACATGGGTATCAAaaacgaggaggaggagcctaCTGAGGAAGCTCCCGGACCCGAGGGCATCCTGCCAAACCCAGAGAACCCTGAAGTCCCGGGCCCCGCCCACCAGGGGAACGGTCCGCACACTGAAGCACCGGTGTCTGGGACAGAGACCGTCCTCGTGAACGGCCCTGAGGTGGAACTGCCCTCCGGCGTCCTGCAGGACGGACAGCAGACAGCCACCGCGGCCAACATACCGACTGTAGCCGATGCAGCCAATGCAGCTGAAGCAGCCAGCGCAGCTAAGGTCAGAACAGGCAGTCCCTGTGATAGGCTGGACAGCTTTGGGGGCCAGAGGATGCCGCCCACTGCAGCCCCCCCGGTCCTCAATGAGGTCACAAC agATGATCGTCGACCCTGCCCTGGTGCTCTCTTTAATGTgaacaacagcaataacaagGATGA agatgagaagaaaaacaaaaaggagaagaaagaaaaaaaaga caaaaaggaaaagaaagaaaagaaggaaaagaagaaaaagaaggaagaggaagaaaaggaaaaagagaaagagaaagaaaaggagaaagagaaagagaaagagaaagagaaagagaaagagaaagagaaagaaaagacgCAACC GCCAAAGGAAATCTTTGTGATTGACCCAGCGGGCAACATGTACTACAACTGGCTGCTGGTCATCACCATGCCTGTATTGTACAACTGGGTCCTGATCATTGCTAG AGCATGTTATGATGAGCTACAACTAGACTACCTGATCGGGTGGTTCATCGTAGACTTTGCAGCAGATTCACTATATGTGGCTGACATGGTGTTCAGGACCAGAACAG GATATCTGGAGCAAGGCTTGTTGGTCAAAGATGAGAAAAAGCTACGAGACCGATACACAACCAGCCTGCAATTCAAATTAGATCTGGCTTCTATGGTACCAACCGACTTTCTCTACTTCTACTTTGGAATGAAATACCCAGAAATCCGTCTTAACAAGTTGCTTCGAGTGAATCGCATGTTTGAGTTCTTCCAGAGGACAGAGACGAGGACCAACTTCCCCAACGTCTTTCGGATCTCCAACCTCGTCTTGTACATCGTGATCATCATCCACTGGAATGCCTGTTTCTATTTCTCCTTCTCAAAGGCCATTGGGTTTGGAGCAGACCCCTTTGTCTACCCCGATGTTTCGGACCCAGAGTTTGGGCGTCTGATCAGAAAGTATGCATACAGCATGTACTGGTCTACCCTCACCCTGACCACCATCGGTGAAACCCCTCCACCCGCTGAGAACTCTGAGTATTTCTTTGTGGTCGTCGATTTCTTGATGGGTGTGCTGATTTTCGCTACCATTGTCGGTAACGTCGGTTCCATGATCACCAATATGAATGCAGCCAGGGCTGACTTCCAGGCCCGAATCGACGCCATCAAGCAGTACATGAGCTTCCGAAAGGTGAGCAAAGACCTTGAGAAGAGAGTCATCAAGTGGTTTGACTACCTGTGGACCAACAAGAAGGCTCTGGATGAGAGGGAGGTGCTCAAATACCTTCCTGACAAGCTGCGGGCCGAAGTTGCCATCAACGTCCACCTGGACACGCTGAAGAAGGTGCGGATCTTCGCTGACTGCGAGGCGGGCCTCCTGGTGGAGCTGGTGCTGAAGCTGCGTCCGCAGGTCTTCAGCCCGGGGGACTACATCTGCAAGAAGGGTGACATCGGGAGAGAAATGTACATCATCAAGGAAGGGAAGCTGGCGGTGGTGGCGGACGACGGCATTAAGCAGTTTGTGGTCCTCAGTGACGGAAGCTACTTCGGCGAGATTAGCATCCTGAACATCAAGGGCAGCAAGGCCGGCAACCGCAGAACGGCTAACATCCGCAGTACTGGCTACTCAGACCTCTTCTGCCTTTCAAAAGACGACCTGATGGAGGCGCTGACGGAGTACCCCGAAGCCAAGGCCATGCTGGAGGAGAAGGGGAGGCAGATCCTGATGAAGGATGGGCTCCTGGACCTTGAAGTCGCTGCCCAGGGGCCCGACCCtaaggagatggaggagaaggtGATCAAGATGACCAGCACCCTGGACGTCCTCCAGACTAAATTTGCGCGGCTGTTGGCGGAGCATGAAGCCGTGCAGATGAAGCTGAAGCAGCGCGTCAGCAAGCTGGAGAAGAAGATCACCATCCACGGAGGCGTGGTCTTCTCTGAGATGGTGACCCCGGAAGCAGTGACTCACACTGAGGCAGGCgagaagaaaacagaaacaaaagaggaagagaaaaaagagCCAGGAGAGACAAAGGAGGAAGAAAAGAAGTAG